From Acidovorax sp. FHTAMBA, one genomic window encodes:
- the atpB gene encoding F0F1 ATP synthase subunit A: protein MAAEAHAPTASEYIVHHLQHLQNVKQTKIVDFTVINYDSIIIGLVLGVITLLILWSAARKATSGVPGRFQAAVEMLVEMVDNQAKANIHNAESRKFIAPLGLTVFVWIFLMNFMDMIPVDLLPSIWAQIYGAAGHDPHDAYLRVVPTADLSTTLGLAFAVLILRFWYSVKIKGAGGWAHELVSAPFGTSKNPIFALILGVVNVLMQIIEYVANTVSHGMRLFGNMYAGELVFMLIALMGGAAALSLSGVLLPVGHVIAGTIWTLFHILVISLQAFIFMMLALIYLGQAHNAH from the coding sequence ATGGCCGCAGAAGCGCACGCTCCGACTGCAAGTGAATACATCGTTCACCACCTGCAGCATCTTCAAAACGTCAAGCAGACCAAGATTGTTGACTTCACGGTCATCAATTACGACTCCATCATTATTGGTTTGGTTCTGGGTGTCATCACCCTGCTGATTCTCTGGTCGGCTGCCCGCAAGGCGACTTCCGGCGTTCCTGGCCGCTTCCAGGCTGCGGTGGAAATGCTGGTCGAGATGGTGGACAACCAGGCCAAGGCCAATATCCACAACGCTGAAAGCCGCAAGTTCATCGCCCCCCTGGGCCTGACGGTGTTCGTCTGGATCTTCCTGATGAACTTCATGGACATGATTCCCGTGGACCTGCTGCCCTCCATCTGGGCCCAGATTTACGGTGCTGCCGGCCATGATCCGCACGACGCCTACCTGCGCGTGGTGCCCACTGCTGACCTTTCCACCACTCTGGGTCTCGCATTTGCGGTCCTGATCCTGCGCTTCTGGTACAGCGTCAAGATCAAGGGCGCTGGCGGTTGGGCGCATGAGCTGGTTTCCGCGCCTTTCGGCACCAGCAAGAACCCCATCTTCGCCCTGATCCTGGGCGTGGTGAACGTGCTGATGCAGATCATTGAATATGTCGCCAACACCGTGTCGCATGGCATGCGGTTGTTCGGCAACATGTACGCCGGTGAACTGGTGTTCATGCTGATCGCCCTCATGGGTGGTGCGGCTGCACTGTCGCTGTCGGGTGTGCTGCTGCCTGTGGGCCACGTCATCGCTGGCACCATCTGGACGCTGTTCCACATTCTGGTGATCTCCCTGCAGGCATTCATCTTCATGATGCTCGCACTGATCTACCTCGGTCAGGCGCACAACGCGCACTAA
- the lipA gene encoding lipoyl synthase: MSTPEVVREAQSVEAYNPLAKQKAAAKLSRIPIKVEQGEVLKKPEWIRVKAGSPTTRFYEIKEILREHKLHTVCEEASCPNIGECFGKGTATFMIMGDKCTRRCPFCDVGHGRPDPLDKDEPLNLAKTIAALKLKYVVITSVDRDDLRDGGSGHFVECIQNIRELSPATQIEILVPDFRGRDDRALEILKAAPPDVMNHNLETAPRLYKEARPGSDYQFSLNLLKKFKALHPNVPTKSGIMVGLGETDEEILQVMRDMREHNIDMLTIGQYLSPSNSHLPVRRYVHPDTFKMFEEEAYKMGFSHAAVGAMVRSSYHADQQAHAAGV; this comes from the coding sequence ATGAGCACCCCTGAAGTCGTCCGCGAAGCGCAATCCGTCGAAGCCTACAACCCGCTGGCCAAGCAAAAAGCGGCCGCCAAGCTCTCGCGCATTCCGATCAAGGTCGAGCAAGGCGAAGTGCTCAAGAAGCCTGAGTGGATTCGCGTGAAGGCGGGCAGCCCCACCACACGCTTCTACGAAATCAAGGAGATCCTGCGCGAGCACAAGCTGCACACGGTGTGCGAAGAAGCCTCCTGCCCCAACATCGGCGAATGTTTTGGCAAAGGCACAGCCACCTTCATGATCATGGGCGACAAGTGCACGCGGCGCTGCCCCTTCTGCGACGTGGGCCACGGCCGCCCCGACCCGCTCGACAAGGACGAGCCGCTGAACCTGGCCAAGACCATTGCCGCCCTCAAGCTCAAGTACGTGGTGATCACCAGCGTGGACCGTGACGACCTGCGCGACGGCGGCAGCGGCCACTTTGTCGAATGCATCCAGAACATCCGCGAGTTGTCGCCCGCTACGCAGATCGAGATCCTGGTGCCCGACTTCCGGGGCCGCGACGACCGTGCGCTCGAAATCCTGAAAGCCGCGCCACCCGACGTGATGAACCACAACCTGGAAACCGCACCCCGCCTGTACAAGGAAGCGCGCCCAGGCTCTGACTACCAGTTCAGCCTGAACCTGCTGAAAAAGTTCAAGGCCCTGCACCCCAATGTTCCCACCAAGAGCGGCATCATGGTGGGCTTGGGCGAGACGGACGAAGAGATCCTGCAGGTGATGCGCGACATGCGCGAACACAACATCGACATGCTGACCATCGGCCAGTACCTGTCGCCCAGCAACAGCCACCTGCCCGTGCGCCGCTACGTGCACCCCGACACCTTCAAGATGTTCGAGGAAGAGGCCTACAAGATGGGCTTCAGCCACGCGGCCGTGGGCGCCATGGTGCGCAGCAGCTACCACGCCGACCAGCAGGCGCACGCCGCTGGCGTGTAA
- the lipB gene encoding lipoyl(octanoyl) transferase LipB has protein sequence MTIAIHMLGRVDYAATVQAMQDFTASRNPETPDVLWVCEHAPMYTQGLAGKSDHVLNPGDIPVVATNRGGQVTFHGPGQVVAYPLINLQRAGYFVKEYVYRVEEAVIRTLAHFGITGHRVGGAPGIYVRLDDPHSHAMLPQRPQKRVGVAPPTPDFEGLGKIAALGIKVSRHCTYHGVALNVAMDLEPFARINPCGYAGLQTVDLSTIGVHTTWEEAAQVLGQQLSIRLAP, from the coding sequence ATGACCATCGCCATTCACATGCTGGGCCGCGTGGACTATGCCGCCACCGTGCAGGCCATGCAGGACTTCACGGCCAGTCGCAACCCCGAAACACCCGATGTGCTCTGGGTGTGTGAGCACGCTCCGATGTACACACAGGGGCTCGCAGGCAAGAGTGATCACGTGCTCAACCCAGGCGACATCCCCGTGGTGGCCACCAACCGGGGCGGGCAGGTCACCTTCCACGGCCCCGGTCAGGTCGTGGCTTACCCACTGATCAACCTTCAACGTGCAGGCTATTTCGTCAAGGAATATGTGTACCGCGTGGAAGAGGCCGTGATCCGCACGCTGGCGCACTTTGGCATCACCGGGCACCGGGTGGGCGGCGCCCCCGGCATCTATGTGCGCCTTGATGACCCGCACAGCCACGCCATGCTGCCCCAACGCCCGCAGAAACGGGTGGGTGTCGCCCCGCCAACCCCCGACTTCGAAGGCCTGGGCAAGATCGCTGCGCTCGGCATCAAGGTCAGCCGGCACTGCACCTACCACGGCGTGGCGCTGAATGTGGCGATGGACCTGGAGCCCTTTGCCCGCATCAACCCTTGCGGTTACGCAGGTTTGCAGACGGTGGACCTTTCTACAATCGGGGTCCACACCACCTGGGAAGAAGCCGCGCAGGTGCTGGGCCAGCAGCTCAGCATCCGTTTGGCGCCCTGA
- a CDS encoding PTS fructose transporter subunit IIA: MSSTSILIIAHAPLAHALRECALHVFADCGDSVAALDVQPNQPPEESLAQARILLDRLGPDSTLVLTDVFGATPCNVAQRLVDGVRSRLVTGVNLPMLLRAVSYRAEPLDSVVTRAVVGGTQGVMQVAISAPQNQNRRTVHDQDSHDHQQ, from the coding sequence ATGAGCTCCACCAGCATCCTCATCATTGCCCACGCCCCGTTGGCCCACGCGCTGCGGGAGTGTGCGCTGCACGTGTTTGCCGATTGCGGCGACAGCGTGGCCGCCCTGGACGTGCAGCCCAACCAGCCGCCTGAAGAATCGCTGGCCCAGGCGCGCATCCTGCTCGACAGGCTGGGGCCGGATTCCACCCTGGTGCTGACGGATGTGTTCGGCGCCACTCCCTGCAACGTGGCGCAGCGCCTGGTCGATGGTGTGCGCTCGCGCCTGGTGACCGGCGTCAACCTGCCCATGCTGCTGCGCGCCGTGAGTTACCGGGCCGAGCCGCTCGACTCTGTGGTGACCCGCGCGGTGGTGGGGGGCACACAAGGGGTGATGCAGGTGGCCATCTCCGCTCCGCAAAACCAGAACCGACGTACCGTACATGATCAAGACTCGCACGACCATCAACAATAA
- a CDS encoding DUF493 domain-containing protein: protein MTTPPSPPANGLDAQPGDPRKDSLIEYPSRFPIKVMGAKVDGFVHAITELARKADPTFDASTIELRDSRAGNYLGVTITITATSREQLDELYRALSSHPLVKVVL, encoded by the coding sequence ATGACCACACCTCCTTCGCCTCCTGCCAACGGTCTTGATGCACAACCTGGCGATCCTCGCAAGGACTCGCTGATCGAATACCCCTCCAGATTTCCGATCAAAGTGATGGGGGCCAAGGTCGATGGCTTTGTGCACGCCATCACGGAGCTGGCCCGCAAGGCCGACCCCACATTTGACGCCAGCACCATTGAACTGCGCGACAGCCGCGCTGGCAATTACCTCGGAGTAACCATCACCATCACGGCAACAAGCCGGGAGCAGCTCGACGAGCTGTACCGGGCGCTGTCGTCGCACCCCCTCGTCAAAGTGGTGCTCTGA
- a CDS encoding HPr family phosphocarrier protein: MIKTRTTINNKLGLHARASAKLTKLAGSFPCDVFMSRGERRINAKSIMGVMMLAAGMGTEVEIETSGDREQEAMDALLALIADKFGEGE; encoded by the coding sequence ATGATCAAGACTCGCACGACCATCAACAATAAGCTGGGCCTGCATGCCCGCGCCTCGGCCAAGCTCACCAAGCTGGCCGGGAGTTTCCCTTGCGACGTTTTCATGAGCCGGGGCGAGCGCCGCATCAATGCCAAAAGCATCATGGGCGTGATGATGCTGGCCGCCGGCATGGGCACCGAAGTCGAGATTGAAACCAGTGGCGACCGCGAGCAGGAGGCCATGGATGCGCTCCTGGCCCTCATCGCCGACAAGTTCGGCGAAGGTGAATGA
- a CDS encoding F0F1 ATP synthase subunit B, whose amino-acid sequence MSINATLFIQAIVFLILVWFTMKFVWPPIAKALDERAQKIAEGLAAADRAKSELTAANQRVEKELSQARNETASRLADADRRAQAIIEEAKARATEEGNKIVASARAEAEQQTVQAREALREQVAALAVKGAEQILRKEVNAGVHADLLNRLKTEL is encoded by the coding sequence GTGAGTATCAACGCGACCCTGTTCATTCAGGCCATCGTCTTCCTGATCCTGGTGTGGTTCACGATGAAATTCGTGTGGCCCCCGATCGCCAAGGCGTTGGATGAACGAGCCCAGAAAATCGCCGAAGGCCTCGCTGCTGCCGACCGTGCCAAGTCCGAGCTGACCGCTGCCAACCAGCGCGTCGAGAAGGAATTGTCACAGGCGCGCAACGAAACGGCCTCGCGTCTTGCGGACGCCGACCGCCGTGCCCAGGCCATCATCGAAGAAGCCAAGGCACGCGCCACGGAAGAAGGCAACAAGATCGTTGCTTCCGCCCGTGCTGAAGCCGAGCAGCAAACGGTGCAAGCCCGCGAAGCCCTGCGCGAGCAGGTGGCCGCGCTGGCCGTCAAGGGTGCAGAGCAGATTCTCCGCAAGGAAGTCAACGCCGGCGTACACGCCGACCTGCTCAACCGCCTGAAGACCGAGCTGTAA
- the ptsP gene encoding phosphoenolpyruvate--protein phosphotransferase: MTFSVHGLAVARGIAIGRAVLVASSRVDVAHYFVEPHQVEDEIERVRQGRNAVAEELQRLQNDMPADAPHELTALLDVHLMLLQDEALTGGVKHWIKERLYNAEWALTTQLEVIARQFDEMEDEYLRERKADLEQVVERILRYMKGVASPVAPPPSSPRRKTQQDLLLDDTVDVPLVLVAHDLSPADMLQFKQSVFAGFVTDVGGKTSHTAIVARSMDIPAVVGARSASQLVRQDDWVIIDGDAGVVIVDPSPIILAEYGFRQRQVELERERLARLRHTPAITIDGHKVELLANIEQPGDAAGAVRAGAVGVGLFRSEFLFMGRTGNLPGEDEQYRAYCEAIEGMQGLPVTIRTIDVGADKPLDHKAHKDNYLNPALGLRAIRWSLADPAMFRTQLRAVLRAAAHGKVNLLFPMLAHTHEIQQTLAQVDLARAELDARGVPHGPVQLGAMIEVPAAALMVRTFLKYFDFLSIGTNDLIQYTLAIDRADEAVAHLYDPLHPAVLRLVADVIAEGERQGKSVCVCGETAGDVAMTRLLLGLGLRSFSMHPAQILAIKQEVLRADTRKLAPWAQQVLGGDEPAALLAH; the protein is encoded by the coding sequence ATGACCTTCTCCGTCCACGGTCTTGCAGTTGCCCGCGGGATCGCCATCGGCCGCGCGGTGCTGGTGGCGTCCAGCCGTGTGGACGTAGCGCACTATTTTGTGGAGCCCCATCAGGTCGAAGACGAGATCGAGCGCGTGCGCCAGGGACGCAATGCCGTGGCCGAAGAGCTGCAGCGGTTGCAGAACGACATGCCGGCCGATGCGCCCCACGAGCTGACCGCGCTGCTTGATGTGCACCTTATGCTGCTGCAGGACGAAGCCCTCACGGGCGGCGTCAAGCACTGGATCAAGGAGCGCCTGTACAACGCCGAATGGGCGCTGACCACCCAGCTCGAAGTGATTGCGCGCCAGTTCGACGAGATGGAGGACGAGTACCTGCGCGAGCGCAAGGCCGACCTGGAGCAGGTGGTCGAACGCATCCTGCGCTACATGAAAGGTGTGGCCAGCCCGGTGGCGCCGCCACCCAGCAGCCCGCGCCGCAAGACCCAGCAGGACCTGCTGCTCGATGACACGGTGGATGTGCCGCTGGTGCTGGTGGCGCACGATTTATCGCCCGCCGACATGCTGCAGTTCAAGCAAAGCGTGTTCGCCGGGTTTGTGACCGATGTGGGTGGCAAGACATCGCACACCGCCATCGTCGCGCGCAGCATGGACATCCCTGCCGTGGTGGGTGCGCGCAGCGCCAGCCAGCTGGTGCGCCAGGACGACTGGGTCATCATCGACGGCGATGCGGGCGTGGTCATCGTCGATCCGTCGCCCATCATCCTGGCCGAATACGGCTTCCGCCAGCGACAGGTGGAGCTGGAGCGCGAGCGGCTGGCGCGCCTGCGGCACACGCCCGCCATCACCATCGACGGCCACAAGGTGGAACTGCTGGCCAACATCGAGCAGCCCGGCGACGCTGCGGGCGCCGTGCGCGCCGGGGCGGTGGGTGTGGGGCTGTTCCGCAGCGAGTTTCTGTTCATGGGCCGCACGGGCAACCTGCCCGGTGAGGACGAGCAATACCGCGCCTACTGCGAAGCCATCGAGGGCATGCAGGGCCTGCCCGTCACCATCCGCACCATCGACGTGGGCGCCGACAAGCCGCTGGACCACAAGGCCCACAAGGACAACTACCTGAACCCGGCCCTGGGCCTGCGCGCCATCCGCTGGAGCCTGGCCGACCCGGCCATGTTCCGCACACAGCTGCGTGCCGTGCTGCGGGCGGCGGCCCATGGCAAGGTGAACCTGCTGTTCCCCATGCTGGCGCACACGCACGAGATCCAGCAGACCCTGGCGCAGGTGGACCTGGCCCGTGCCGAGCTGGATGCGCGCGGCGTGCCCCACGGCCCGGTGCAACTGGGCGCCATGATCGAGGTGCCCGCGGCTGCGCTCATGGTGCGCACCTTCCTCAAGTATTTCGACTTCCTTTCCATCGGCACCAACGATCTGATCCAGTACACCCTGGCCATCGACCGCGCCGACGAAGCCGTGGCCCACCTGTACGACCCATTGCATCCGGCCGTGCTGCGGCTGGTGGCCGACGTGATTGCCGAAGGCGAGCGGCAGGGCAAAAGCGTGTGCGTGTGCGGCGAGACGGCGGGTGATGTGGCCATGACCCGCCTGCTGCTGGGCCTGGGCCTGCGCAGTTTCTCGATGCACCCGGCGCAGATCCTCGCCATCAAACAAGAGGTGCTCAGGGCCGACACCCGCAAGCTGGCGCCGTGGGCGCAGCAGGTGCTGGGCGGGGACGAGCCTGCCGCGCTGCTGGCCCATTAG
- a CDS encoding DMT family transporter produces MQANLYALGAIALWASLASLGVSLTHIPPFLLTGIALVIGSVPAWPFVLHDPSQWRIPLRTLALGVYGLFAYHFLLFIALRHAPPVEANLVNYLWPLFIVVLSPVVLPGVALRLPHVLAALLGFGGAAIAIAGGRELSGTLAWGYLPALAAAFIWATYSLMTKRVAAFPTTAIGLFGLVSGVLSLLCHVALEPAVALQPRDWALLAVLGLGPLGASFFMWDKALKLGDARHIGILSYITPLASTALLIVVSGRSFSWSIGLATVMIISAAVMGMRAR; encoded by the coding sequence ATGCAAGCCAACCTCTATGCCCTGGGCGCCATCGCTCTGTGGGCCTCCCTCGCCTCTCTGGGGGTGTCGCTCACCCACATTCCGCCCTTCCTGCTCACGGGTATTGCGCTCGTTATCGGCAGCGTGCCCGCCTGGCCGTTCGTGCTGCATGACCCGTCGCAGTGGCGCATCCCGCTGCGCACGCTGGCACTCGGGGTGTATGGCCTGTTTGCCTACCACTTTCTGCTGTTCATCGCGCTGCGCCACGCGCCGCCGGTGGAGGCCAACCTGGTCAACTACCTGTGGCCGCTGTTCATCGTGGTGCTCTCGCCCGTGGTGCTGCCCGGCGTGGCATTGCGCCTGCCGCATGTGCTGGCAGCGCTGCTGGGTTTTGGAGGCGCAGCCATTGCGATTGCGGGCGGGCGCGAGCTGAGTGGCACGCTGGCCTGGGGCTACCTGCCTGCGCTGGCGGCGGCTTTCATCTGGGCCACCTATTCGCTCATGACCAAGCGCGTGGCGGCTTTTCCGACCACCGCCATCGGCCTGTTCGGGCTGGTGTCGGGCGTGCTGTCGCTGCTGTGCCACGTGGCGCTGGAGCCCGCCGTGGCGCTGCAGCCGCGCGACTGGGCGCTGCTCGCAGTGCTGGGCCTGGGGCCGCTGGGGGCGTCGTTTTTTATGTGGGACAAGGCGCTCAAGCTGGGGGACGCGCGGCACATCGGCATCCTGAGCTACATCACACCGCTGGCGTCCACCGCGCTGCTGATCGTGGTGAGCGGCCGCTCGTTCAGCTGGAGCATTGGGCTGGCAACGGTGATGATCATCAGCGCCGCGGTGATGGGAATGCGGGCGCGTTGA
- a CDS encoding MFS transporter, which translates to MTGHEVLPRRAAVIVFLAFAFAYFLSALVRAVTATLAPTLAQEFALSSSDLGLLAGGFFLGFAATQLPLGTWLDRHGPRKVALGFLGVAVAGSLVFSVATGFSGLLAGRMLCGAGVSACLMAPLTGYRRWLEPTAQMRANSWMLMTGSLGMVASTLPVQWALPVVGWRPLFWGLAALIALSMVVIALWVPAWAAPLRGAAHEGRAPSPGGGAAGVAAGYSKVWRHPYFQRLVPLGFFVYGGMVAMQTLWAGPWMQRVAGYTALESATGLFWINVSMLCTFWTWGMVTPWLLRKGLDANRLMTAGLPLCLLVLLGIILAGPQAGGGAWALFCVSCTFVSLSQPAVAMAFPQILAGRALSAYNLVIFAGVFVVQWGIGLAVDAFAAAGLDTVPAFQGAMAVYLACNAGAYAWFLLGGRRHNALQTSAP; encoded by the coding sequence ATGACCGGGCACGAGGTGCTGCCGCGCCGGGCGGCCGTCATTGTTTTTCTGGCGTTTGCGTTTGCCTACTTTTTGTCGGCGCTGGTGCGTGCCGTCACGGCCACGCTGGCGCCCACGCTGGCCCAGGAGTTCGCGCTGTCGTCCAGCGACCTCGGGCTGCTGGCGGGAGGCTTTTTCCTGGGGTTCGCCGCCACACAGCTCCCCCTGGGTACCTGGCTGGACCGGCATGGCCCCCGCAAGGTCGCGCTGGGGTTCTTGGGTGTCGCCGTGGCGGGGAGCCTGGTGTTCTCGGTGGCCACGGGCTTTTCGGGCTTGCTCGCCGGGCGCATGTTGTGTGGCGCAGGGGTCAGCGCCTGCCTGATGGCGCCGCTCACGGGGTACCGGCGCTGGCTGGAGCCCACGGCGCAGATGCGGGCCAACTCCTGGATGCTGATGACCGGGTCGCTGGGCATGGTGGCGTCCACGCTGCCGGTGCAGTGGGCGTTGCCGGTGGTGGGGTGGCGGCCGCTGTTCTGGGGGCTGGCGGCGCTCATTGCGTTGTCCATGGTGGTGATCGCCCTCTGGGTGCCTGCCTGGGCGGCGCCGCTCCGGGGTGCGGCCCATGAAGGCCGCGCACCTTCACCGGGGGGCGGCGCAGCAGGCGTGGCGGCGGGGTATTCAAAGGTGTGGCGCCACCCGTACTTCCAGCGACTGGTGCCGCTCGGGTTCTTCGTGTACGGCGGCATGGTGGCCATGCAGACCCTGTGGGCCGGGCCGTGGATGCAGCGCGTGGCGGGCTACACCGCGCTGGAATCCGCAACGGGCCTGTTCTGGATCAATGTCTCCATGCTGTGCACCTTCTGGACCTGGGGCATGGTCACGCCCTGGCTGCTGCGCAAAGGGCTGGACGCCAACCGGCTGATGACCGCGGGCCTGCCGCTGTGCCTGCTGGTGCTGCTGGGCATCATCCTTGCAGGGCCGCAGGCCGGGGGGGGTGCCTGGGCGCTGTTTTGTGTGTCATGCACCTTCGTGTCGCTGTCGCAGCCCGCAGTGGCCATGGCGTTTCCCCAGATCCTGGCGGGGCGGGCGCTGTCCGCGTACAACCTCGTCATCTTTGCGGGCGTGTTTGTGGTGCAGTGGGGCATTGGCCTGGCGGTGGATGCGTTTGCGGCCGCCGGGCTGGATACGGTGCCCGCATTTCAGGGCGCCATGGCGGTGTACCTGGCCTGCAACGCTGGCGCCTATGCGTGGTTCCTGCTGGGGGGGCGGCGCCATAATGCACTGCAAACCTCCGCACCATGA
- the atpE gene encoding F0F1 ATP synthase subunit C, whose protein sequence is MENILGLVALACGLIVGLGAIGASIGIALMGGKFLESSARQPELINELQTKMFILAGLIDAAFLIGVAIALLFAFANPFASTFLANLPK, encoded by the coding sequence ATGGAAAACATTCTCGGTCTCGTCGCTCTGGCTTGTGGTCTGATCGTTGGTCTGGGCGCTATCGGCGCTTCCATCGGTATCGCACTGATGGGTGGCAAGTTCCTCGAATCGTCGGCACGTCAGCCTGAGCTGATCAACGAACTGCAAACCAAGATGTTCATCTTGGCCGGTCTGATCGACGCTGCCTTCCTGATCGGTGTGGCTATCGCTCTGCTGTTCGCCTTCGCTAACCCCTTCGCTTCCACGTTCTTGGCCAACCTGCCCAAGTAA
- a CDS encoding AraC family transcriptional regulator — translation MTPTESLSLRHYSASPGSHSHDHFQILLGLSGTLDLEVAGHGMRVSPGGGCVIAPGDRHDFESSRGSVCLVLDSARPGWAHCTGQRHRITPPASALPLAHYLAGALEQGRPLAQAHGPALLLEAWLGSARADLPTPGPTRRRAIDWPALQQWAAQQWHRELTVADLAAQVYLSPSQFAARCRDENGVGAIAWLRGLRLAQARVLRNAGMAVAEVARRTGYRSPSALTAALRRAQHR, via the coding sequence ATGACGCCGACGGAATCGCTCTCGCTGCGGCACTACAGCGCATCGCCGGGCAGCCACAGCCACGACCACTTCCAGATTCTGCTGGGCCTCTCCGGCACGCTTGACCTGGAGGTCGCAGGACACGGCATGCGCGTTTCACCCGGCGGCGGCTGCGTGATAGCCCCAGGCGACAGGCACGACTTTGAATCATCCCGGGGCAGCGTGTGCCTGGTGCTCGACAGCGCCCGCCCCGGCTGGGCGCACTGCACCGGCCAGCGCCACCGGATCACCCCGCCCGCCAGTGCCCTGCCCCTGGCCCACTATCTGGCCGGTGCGTTGGAGCAGGGCCGCCCGCTGGCACAAGCCCACGGCCCCGCGCTGCTGCTTGAGGCATGGCTTGGCAGCGCCCGCGCGGACCTGCCCACGCCCGGCCCCACACGCCGCCGCGCCATCGACTGGCCCGCGCTGCAGCAATGGGCAGCGCAGCAATGGCACCGGGAACTGACCGTGGCCGACCTCGCGGCGCAGGTGTACCTGAGCCCCAGCCAGTTTGCCGCCCGCTGCCGGGACGAGAACGGCGTGGGTGCCATCGCCTGGCTGCGTGGCTTGCGCCTGGCGCAGGCCCGTGTGCTGCGCAACGCGGGCATGGCGGTGGCGGAGGTGGCACGGCGCACGGGCTACCGTTCGCCCTCGGCCCTCACGGCTGCGCTGCGCCGCGCTCAACATCGCTGA
- a CDS encoding F0F1 ATP synthase subunit delta, with translation MAELATIARPYADALFKAATAGAGVDLASTADWVDELAAIAANPQLRQLADNPKVTADQVFAVFTGVARSALSDTAKNFLRTVIDNGRINALPEVASQFRALVNRRNGSSDAVVYSAFPMDSAALSEVGAALEKRFGRKLNLAVQQDESLIGGIRVVVGDEVLDTSVKARLEQMKAALTA, from the coding sequence ATGGCTGAACTCGCCACCATTGCCCGCCCCTACGCCGATGCCCTGTTCAAGGCCGCTACTGCGGGTGCGGGCGTGGACCTGGCCAGCACCGCTGACTGGGTCGATGAACTGGCGGCCATTGCCGCCAACCCCCAGTTGCGTCAGCTGGCGGACAACCCCAAGGTGACGGCAGACCAGGTGTTTGCCGTCTTCACGGGTGTTGCGCGTTCGGCGCTGTCCGATACGGCCAAGAATTTCCTGCGTACAGTCATCGACAACGGACGCATCAACGCGCTCCCGGAAGTGGCTTCGCAGTTTCGTGCCCTCGTGAATCGCCGCAACGGATCTTCTGATGCCGTGGTGTACAGCGCCTTCCCCATGGACAGTGCTGCACTGTCCGAGGTCGGCGCAGCGCTGGAAAAGCGCTTTGGCCGCAAGCTCAATCTCGCTGTCCAGCAGGACGAGTCACTGATTGGCGGCATTCGCGTAGTGGTGGGTGACGAGGTGCTGGACACTTCGGTCAAGGCCCGTCTTGAACAAATGAAAGCGGCCCTCACCGCCTAG
- a CDS encoding TlpA disulfide reductase family protein: protein MAIKHWTAGVAVAAFVALGAYVYLDTGRSAAPESTFVLLDGSSQTTADMKGKVTLVNFWATSCTTCVAEMPEIVATYNKYQAKGFDTVAVAMSYDPPSYVVNFAETRKLPFKVAIDNTGNVAKAWGDVRLTPSTFIVNKRGEIVKTYVGAPDFAALHLLIEKLLAEG, encoded by the coding sequence ATGGCGATCAAGCATTGGACAGCAGGTGTGGCGGTGGCGGCGTTTGTGGCCCTGGGCGCCTACGTGTACCTGGATACAGGCCGATCCGCAGCGCCGGAGTCCACTTTTGTACTGCTGGACGGATCGAGCCAGACCACCGCCGACATGAAGGGCAAGGTGACGCTGGTCAACTTCTGGGCCACCAGCTGCACCACCTGCGTGGCCGAGATGCCGGAGATCGTGGCCACATACAACAAGTACCAGGCCAAGGGCTTCGACACCGTGGCCGTGGCCATGAGCTACGACCCGCCCAGCTACGTGGTGAACTTTGCCGAGACCCGCAAGCTGCCCTTCAAGGTGGCCATCGACAACACCGGCAACGTGGCCAAGGCCTGGGGCGATGTGCGGCTCACCCCCTCCACCTTCATCGTGAACAAACGCGGCGAGATCGTGAAAACCTATGTCGGCGCACCCGATTTTGCCGCCCTGCACCTGCTGATCGAGAAGCTGCTGGCCGAAGGCTGA
- a CDS encoding ATP synthase subunit I → MKTIATETETEAEESDFKPLTAQEADQWRSRNPPVSVWKVVAGQALVGLLVALGAWAVAGSVQAGWSAAYGALSVVIPAALFARGVLRQKASINPRAAMVGFFGWEIAKIVLTVALLAAAPWVVPGLSWIALLVGLVVTMKTYWVALLVRPGVRKTD, encoded by the coding sequence ATGAAAACAATCGCGACAGAGACTGAAACTGAGGCTGAAGAATCTGACTTCAAGCCCCTGACGGCCCAAGAGGCTGATCAGTGGCGCAGTCGCAATCCCCCCGTCTCCGTGTGGAAGGTGGTGGCGGGTCAGGCGCTGGTCGGGCTGCTGGTGGCTCTTGGGGCCTGGGCGGTGGCGGGAAGTGTGCAGGCAGGCTGGTCTGCTGCGTATGGTGCGCTGTCCGTGGTGATTCCGGCAGCCTTGTTTGCCCGGGGTGTGCTGCGCCAGAAGGCGTCGATCAACCCGCGCGCTGCGATGGTGGGGTTCTTTGGCTGGGAGATTGCCAAGATCGTATTGACGGTTGCGCTGCTTGCGGCGGCACCCTGGGTGGTTCCCGGCCTGAGCTGGATCGCCCTGCTGGTGGGCTTGGTAGTCACGATGAAAACGTACTGGGTTGCGCTGTTGGTGCGGCCCGGTGTTCGAAAAACCGATTGA